The following nucleotide sequence is from Spartobacteria bacterium.
GTATTCTTCGGAGCTTGGAATATCCAGATACAGCGTTTCATTGACTTCATCCACCGCGACGCGTCCATCGATGAGGAATTCTTTTTCATTGACCTGTTTGATATCGTCATCGGGATTTTCATATTCATCCATGATATCGCCCACCAGTTCTTCCACGATATCCTCAATTGTAACCAGACCGGCCGTTCCGCCGTATTCATCCACAACGATGGCTAGATGCGACTGTTCCTTCTGGAGAAATTTCAGCAGATCATTAATGGGCATGGTTTCAGGGATAAAAGGAACTTCGCGTACGAGTTCGGCAATCCTGCGATCGGTTTTTCCCTCATCGATGGCCTGAAGCAGATCGCGCACATTCACAATACCGGTGACATTGTCCAGGCTCTCATCATACACGGGAAATCTGGAGTGGTGGAAATGACGGATGCGTTCCGGGCAGTTTTTAATGGGGGTATCTGCGGCAATGCTTTCCATATCCACACGAGGAATCATGATTTCACGGGTGATGGTTTCAGTAAAATCAAACACACTGCGGATGAACTGCCGTTCGTCTTCTTCGAGGTCATATTTGTCATTATCCTCGATAAAATGCATGATATTTTCTTCGGCGGTGGGGCTGTGGTGAGGTCCGTCGCCTCCTTCATCATGATCACTGCACCGACGTTCAATGGAGCGGACGAGCCGTGACACAGGCCAGAAAAGGTAACTCAGGCCGCTCAGTCCTGCCAGTGACAGAACGGTAAGGCGGTCGGCGTATTTTTCGGCCAGAATCCGGGGGATCACATTCATACCGAACATCATGGCCAGCGCATTGAGCGCCAGCAGTAAACCAGTATTCAGGCCGGGCCATGGTGTGATATGATTCAGTGCCATAACCGAAATCATGATCGTTGCCGCATTGCCTATATAGGTCATCAGCTGCAGGGCATGAAACAGAAGATCCCAGTCATTTTTCCAGTGCTCGACTTTTGCGGTGCTGCCGGGATATTTATCTGCCAGCCGGGCCAGACCTGCATGACTGGACATGTAAAAAGCGGTTCGCAAAACGGCAAACAGGGTCGTGAAGAGCCAGCAGAAAATATAGAGCAGGAGGTGCGACGGCAGATCATCAGGTCGGTAGATGGCAAAAGGGGTCATGTTCATGTTGGTTCGTAGAATCCTTGGGTAATTAGTGTACGGACGGCTGGCTGATCAAGCAGCATCTGCTGCAGTTCGTGCATATAGGTTCGCTGAGCAGGGGTTGCATCATCAAAATCCATTAAATGAAGACAGGCATGAGCCAGGTAAAAAGCCAGTTCATTGCTGGGCGATTCGCGAACCAGTCCTTCTTCCCATGCCAATTGAGCATTTACGAGTATTTCACCGCTGAACCGATGGGGATGAGCCGGATCAGGCGGGTAGGTGAAAGAGATGACATCAGTTGGGCCTTCGTGGCCGACATAGGCCAGATTCACTTCGGCAATCTGTTCATCATCCATGATCGCCACCGACACGTCATCCCATTGGCGATCCGGCAGATAGGCTCTCGCGCCCAGCATGAGCAGTTCCAGCAGTTCCTCGAGCTGATTCAGCCGCAGATTATGCTGATTTTGAAGATTGTTTATTTCCACGTTCATCTTTGGGATACGCAATGCGTCCATGCAGCATGTTAGTAATAGAGAAAGCAAACGATTTTTTAATATCGCTCAGTTGATTAATGGTTAATCCGCTGTTATCCAGCTGGCCGTCCAGCAGTTTCTTTGTGACAATTTCATCGATCAAATGTGTTATTTTGCTGACGGTGGGTTTTTCCAGTGAGCGGGACGCCGCTTCAATGGAGTCGGCCAAAGATAAAATAGCCATCTCGGGTGAACAGGGCAGCGGCCCGCTGTAACGGAAATCGCTTTCCTCCAGCTTCACTGCGTTGGATTTATCGTCAGCGGTCGATTTTAGCTGCTGCGAGGCTTTGTGGTAGAAATAACTGATCAGCGACGTTCCATGGTGTTGCTGGATGGCGTCTTTGACGACGCGGGGGAGGCGGTGAATATTGGCCATAGTCAACCCCTCTTTGACATGGGACATAATGACCAGCGTACTCATGCTGGGAGCGATATCATCGTGTGGATTGGCCTGCCACTGTGTATTTTCAATGAAAAACTGCGGTTTTGTTAATTTTCCGATGTCGTGAAAATACGCACAGACCCGAACTTTCAGCGCATTGGCTCCGATTTCCTGTGCGGCTGCGGCGGAAAGATTGGCCACCATAATACTGTGGTGATAGGTTCCGGGTGCTTCAATAGCCAGACGCTGCAACAGCGGATTCCCCATGTCGGATAATTCCAGCAGCGTAATATCTGTCGTAATTCCGAAAGACCATTCGAAGAGGGGCAGCAGCAGGATGGTCAGCAAAGAGCAAAAGATTCCGTTGAGCATGGCGGCGGCCAGCTGAATCATCAGCGTTTCATAAGACAGAGCATACGCCATGTAATTGGCAAACACAAAGGTGCATTGCAGTAGCCCGAGAACCAGTCCCACGCGGAAGACACTGCTTCGGCGATGAATGTTACAGGTGAAGCGCGATGCAAAAACGGTGACCAGCATGCCCATGGCAAAGACCGTGAAGCTGCGGTGAAGCATCATCGATGAATTAAATGAAATCCAGAATCCCAGAGCCAGAGCACTGGCTCCGTCCAGAAGAATGGCGGCCAGAAGGGCGCTGAGTCCGACGGGTATCATGTAAATCAGGATGACGTGAATGAACAGATTTCCGTAGTTATACAAATGGATAAAACCTCGCAGAGGCAGCAGGGTCAGCAGTGACAGCAAGAGGAGCAGCAGCAGATTTTTGTCATGGTTAATAATCGACGGTCGTACAATCAGAAACAGCGTGCCGGTGATAACCAGGCCGGCCAGCAGCAGCAGGGCATCACTGATTGCCCGCATGAGATTTTCCGTGGGGGTTTCCAGCTCTCCGAGCCGTCGCTCATAGCTGCGGATGACTTCTACTGTATTGGGAGTGATGATTTCCCCCTGTTCCACAAGTGTACTGCCCGATGTGATTGTTGTATGAACTGGTTTAACATTTGCT
It contains:
- a CDS encoding CBS domain-containing protein; its protein translation is MNMTPFAIYRPDDLPSHLLLYIFCWLFTTLFAVLRTAFYMSSHAGLARLADKYPGSTAKVEHWKNDWDLLFHALQLMTYIGNAATIMISVMALNHITPWPGLNTGLLLALNALAMMFGMNVIPRILAEKYADRLTVLSLAGLSGLSYLFWPVSRLVRSIERRCSDHDEGGDGPHHSPTAEENIMHFIEDNDKYDLEEDERQFIRSVFDFTETITREIMIPRVDMESIAADTPIKNCPERIRHFHHSRFPVYDESLDNVTGIVNVRDLLQAIDEGKTDRRIAELVREVPFIPETMPINDLLKFLQKEQSHLAIVVDEYGGTAGLVTIEDIVEELVGDIMDEYENPDDDIKQVNEKEFLIDGRVAVDEVNETLYLDIPSSEEYDSLAGFVISSLRCIPPPGASVKLKNGTILVQTASPKQISRLRVILSHPFIKKQGS
- the ybeY gene encoding rRNA maturation RNase YbeY, whose amino-acid sequence is MDALRIPKMNVEINNLQNQHNLRLNQLEELLELLMLGARAYLPDRQWDDVSVAIMDDEQIAEVNLAYVGHEGPTDVISFTYPPDPAHPHRFSGEILVNAQLAWEEGLVRESPSNELAFYLAHACLHLMDFDDATPAQRTYMHELQQMLLDQPAVRTLITQGFYEPT
- a CDS encoding HDIG domain-containing protein — encoded protein: MNTPISKSRTKKTRLRDKEDLKKKPRQTRPYQYHTVLFAVLFLLVGLALIHLSGRSKLALLQPGQKAPSTIIVSTPFRCVDLAKTAILREQATDRIAPVFKVSDAPSREFRLTIDKLLKWLPISSSDVSDPLMQKQRIEIAAGLFDLLNITIDPATFIEAMTPLAALNLRQNVDLATSLLKKAAIVSPTDKQSAFGGIVKNDVISLQFFDETVHSNVTFSSLLTPDEALFFVTAKMEGIQPDEPSGILIESVREIIKPWIRPNLEYNPVATTQLKKEAAANVKPVHTTITSGSTLVEQGEIITPNTVEVIRSYERRLGELETPTENLMRAISDALLLLAGLVITGTLFLIVRPSIINHDKNLLLLLLLSLLTLLPLRGFIHLYNYGNLFIHVILIYMIPVGLSALLAAILLDGASALALGFWISFNSSMMLHRSFTVFAMGMLVTVFASRFTCNIHRRSSVFRVGLVLGLLQCTFVFANYMAYALSYETLMIQLAAAMLNGIFCSLLTILLLPLFEWSFGITTDITLLELSDMGNPLLQRLAIEAPGTYHHSIMVANLSAAAAQEIGANALKVRVCAYFHDIGKLTKPQFFIENTQWQANPHDDIAPSMSTLVIMSHVKEGLTMANIHRLPRVVKDAIQQHHGTSLISYFYHKASQQLKSTADDKSNAVKLEESDFRYSGPLPCSPEMAILSLADSIEAASRSLEKPTVSKITHLIDEIVTKKLLDGQLDNSGLTINQLSDIKKSFAFSITNMLHGRIAYPKDERGNKQSSKSA